CACTCCCTGATTATTAACACTTCAAAGGAGATGATGTGCTACAGTGATTACCCAATCCCAGCTCACTTCCCAAACTACATGCACAACTCCCTCATCATGGACTACTTCCGCATGTACGCTGAACACTTCCAACTTAAACGGCACATTCGTTTCCAGGTCAGAACTGAAAATTATTATGGCACTAAAAAGCGTGAAGTTATGAATGCATCTCATAATTAGCTTAGGATTTTTTTGAGTGGCAGAcatttatggaataaaatcactgtcattaatatttcgtgcgtaaataaaattcacacatcCGTAATTagaaaatcgtaaaggaaaacgaaacgcactcgtaattttacgagggtacaattccaaaatctacgattagaacagacacagatacgacattttctttgtctgtttatatatgactgatacatttacgatgggtgtactttacaaacacgaaatacagtttcaccacggacacgaagtcctgattacgagtaagaatcaaacagcgacactccactgtcaaaattacatcaccgctctcacaggcattaataaacaagcgagagtcatcgatcaaaacggcgcgcctgctgggcaCTCGAGCACCCACACACCATCTCAGGTAAGATTTTTgctattccctctttgagaaatgtccgtcatgagctgtaataatgGTTGAGACCtaatgaggtccattttcgcGGTGTTTctttggacattttacagaatcaaaattgagattctcagtgaatcacttaacggtgtttaattaattgattgagtaaccttttttaaagccagattAATAGACCattgatctattatgtaatgaagatatcagcaaaaaaaaaatatttgattgtttgtGCTTACCAGAGGTGtgcaacaaacatttttatgagactattaatcaaaataaataaataaatattaaaaatggtaaatatgtgaccccggaccacaaaaccCGGACATGAGGGGCAATCTTTTGAAACAGGCTTGCATGACACCTGAAAGCTGAAAAATTAAGCTCCTCATTGATGTATGGAAAGGAAATAtgttcagatattttttttattacctttaaatttgtacaaagtaaggtattagtatctaataatataaatgtttgttttgttatttgttattatttgtttgttatattacttgattaaagtattagttacattatattgtattattataattaataaactattaccataaacatttatattaccatttCTCGAGTGCCCAGCAGGCGTGCCGTtttgatcgatgactctcgcttgtttattaatgcctgtgagagcggtgatgtaattttgactgtggagtgtcgctgtttgattcgtactcgtaatcaggtctTCGTGTCcatggtgaaactgtatttcgtgtttgtaaagtacacccatcgtaaatgtatcagtcatatataaacagacaaagaaaatgtcgtatctgtgtctgttctaatcgcagattttgggattgtaccctcgtaaaattacaagtacgttccgttttcctttacgattttctaattacggatgcgtgaattttatttacgcacgaaatatttatgacagtgattttattccatagacaTTCACAAGTCATGTTTTGTGCTTCTCAGACCAGAGTCCTTCATGTCACACCGAGGCCAGACTTCCCTCACTCTGGACAGTGGGATGTAGAGACCGAGTCTAAGGATGGTCAGAGAGAGAAGCAGGTGTTTGATGCTGTGATGGTCTGCACTGGTCACCACTGTCACCCCCACCTTCCTCTGAAAGACTTTCCAGGTGCAGTGACGAATAAGGCAAACAGTCTGTGTGCAAAGTACAGCCATGTTAGGTCAATAAAACACTCTGGGCGTACAAGAGTCACTAGGCCTTGTTGTCAGACCTTATATATGGCATTTATGATGCTAATTTTTAATGATTGACAATTGTACCGAGGGTGGAGTGGTGTTTCATTGGTTGTAgatgaccatcaaccgttttctcagaggatgacaagctgtcactctgatataagttttatttatgtagaaaattacaaagcactgcagtgtttgggtgttctgtgtttgtctgggaTAATTAGTGTTATcgaaatatgtacagttgaagtcacatttctaaacataatagttttaataactaatttctgataactgatttattttatctttgccatgatgacagtaaataatatttgactagatatttttcaagacacttctatacagccaaaagtgacatttaaagacctaactaggttaaataggttaactaggcaggttagggtaattaggcaagttattgtatgatgatggttttttctgtagacaatctggaaaaaaaatagcttaaagggctaataattttgtccttaaaatggggtttaaaaaatttgaaactgcttttattctagccgaaataaaacaaataagaatttctccagaagaaaaaatattatcagacatactgtgaaaatgtccttgctctgttaaacatcatttgggaaatattaaaaaaaaagacaaataaatcaaaggtgggctaatagttctaacttcaactgtatattccatacaagctgaagctgatcggttaATTGTCATGTGGCTTGCAGGATTCATTCAACAGGGTGCGTCACGCCGCTTGTGCACGCAAGCCACGCACTTCCATCGGAAACAACGAACTTGTGCCCCTAAAAGGCTGCCATactttgcgatctccagcagttgatcttcttgcacagccatggtggattcacctaaTTTGTTGataaatgggttgcggatccatccCTTGGCAGTTCGGGGGGCCTTCACTGGGCTTTTCCTCTTAGCAAAGAAAcgttccaaagacgtctgtttcctATTCATTTTGCTGTTTGTGCTTTAAATTTGGGccctcaagtgaccgagatgtaaccgagagaatacagtaatttttctaaataaaacttttaaaaataaaagatcgttcagactcggttaataaataattcagaaataatgaatgatttcttATGGAGCCAGTACCAATTGAGCGTGGTTAGTGCCAATAGTAGTGGTTACTTGTTCATATCCTCTCTTTAGGAATAGACACATTTAAGGGGACATTCTTCCACAGTCGTGACTACAAAAACCCAGAAGACTGGCGAGGGAAGAGGGCAGTTGTGATTGGGATTGGAAACTCTGGAGGAGATATTGCTGTGGAACTGAGCAGGATGGCCAAACAGGTGATATGCcgaaacaacataaaacaattatagcGTTTCAGTCATTATAATCTTATTAAGGACTTTGTATCCCAAATTGCCTTCCCTATTTTAATTTCAGGTTTATCTAAGCACACGAAAGGGATCTTGGATATTGAATCGTGTGGGTGACAATGGCATTCCATCAGATATGTTGTTTAATAGGAGATTGCAAATTTGGTTCCTCAAAATGTTGCCTGTTGGATTTGTCAACAATGTGGGAGAGGGTCGCCTCAATAAGCGCTTTGACCACAAGCTCTATGGGCTCCAGCCTGAGCACAGGTATTGTGAATACTGAAGAACAACATTCAGATCCCGTTGGTTATCCTTAGTATTTGTACTTTTTCATGAGGAAGttatcttttatattttattatctgCCCTATTCAACATGTATTATATTATGTCTGTTGCTAATTTCTCAGGTTTTTCAGCCAACATCCCATGGTCAATGATGATTTGCCAAACCGGATCCTCTCTGGGACCGTCTCGGTCAAGCCCAATGTGCAGGAGTTTCGTGGATCTAGTGTGGTGTTTGAGGATGGCACTGTTGAGGATGACATTGATCTGGTGGTGTTTGCCACAGGCTACACTTTCTCATTCCCCTTTCTGCCTTCACATGTGATTCCTGTTTCAAACAACAAAGTATCCCTGTACAAATTTGTATATCCTCCAGCACTGGAGCGCTCAACTTTAGCAGTGATTGGTCTGATCCAGCCTCTGGGAGCCATTATGCCCATCTCTGAGATGCAAGCGCGCTGGGCCACACGTGTTTTTAAAGGTATCGAACATGACGCTGGTACACAGAAAAATGCAGAACGTTTTTAAGAAGTTATTTGATGTATTCTCAGTGTGTCTGAAATGCTCTGCTTGATTTCTGGTTCCTAAAAAGCCACTGCTTTAGAAATTTCAGGCTGTACCAACTTAGGGAATGCCAAATCAACAGGCAGCAATAAAATCCTCTGTGCTAGCTTCACAAATGCAGAATTAAGTATTCACATGAGTAAGTTTCAGTCAAAGTATGAAATTGAATTCACCTCAATCACGTCTTCCAAGTTTGGTGTAAACCCAGCATGAATAAAgctgtgttggccaatcagaaaggagaaaggGTGTGCACACTGACTGACATCATGAGGTGAAGTTTTCCAAAAGATTTGGTTTTAGTCACCTGATACAGGACAGTATCCCACTAGCACTCTCTTAGACAGCCCTGCTTGAGTCATATTTCTAAAAATTAGATGACAACTTTTACGACCATGCTTAAAAAATTTGGATATTATcctatttaaaaacattacacaCTGATAATTCAGATTGATTTTGAAGTAATACAGCATATCAAATCATTAACAGTATGTAACTGTTATGTTCACCCAGGACTGTGCAAACTGCCTTCAATGAATGCAATGATGAACGACATTAAATCAAAAGAGGAAGCAATGGCTCGAAGGTTCTCTGCAATTTACCTCACATTACTACAAAACACACCAATTTCACAGTATCAAAAGATAAAATGCAATTTCAGTATGACTTAATGACTCTTGATTGTGCTCTCATGCAG
Above is a genomic segment from Danio aesculapii chromosome 20, fDanAes4.1, whole genome shotgun sequence containing:
- the LOC130247713 gene encoding flavin-containing monooxygenase 5-like translates to MAKRVAIIGGGTSGLACIKCCLDEGLEPVCFETSDDIGGLWRFKENPDADRASIYHSLIINTSKEMMCYSDYPIPAHFPNYMHNSLIMDYFRMYAEHFQLKRHIRFQTRVLHVTPRPDFPHSGQWDVETESKDGQREKQVFDAVMVCTGHHCHPHLPLKDFPGIDTFKGTFFHSRDYKNPEDWRGKRAVVIGIGNSGGDIAVELSRMAKQVYLSTRKGSWILNRVGDNGIPSDMLFNRRLQIWFLKMLPVGFVNNVGEGRLNKRFDHKLYGLQPEHRFFSQHPMVNDDLPNRILSGTVSVKPNVQEFRGSSVVFEDGTVEDDIDLVVFATGYTFSFPFLPSHVIPVSNNKVSLYKFVYPPALERSTLAVIGLIQPLGAIMPISEMQARWATRVFKGLCKLPSMNAMMNDIKSKEEAMARRYVVSQRHTIQVDYIPYMDELAKQVGVRPSIPRLLLTDLRLALSIIFGPCTPYQFRLHGPGQWEGARQAILTQWDRVMKPLKTRCREEPQSQSFLHSLIFSVSVAGLLSALYYSRASLQTFIENPSALLDKIRGFVPLPMPTQ